One stretch of Etheostoma spectabile isolate EspeVRDwgs_2016 unplaced genomic scaffold, UIUC_Espe_1.0 scaffold00003701, whole genome shotgun sequence DNA includes these proteins:
- the LOC116676742 gene encoding visinin, translated as MGNSKSGAVSKEILEDLKLHTKFTETEIAQWYENFKKQCPEGRITKEEFQSIYSRFFPESDAQTYAQHVFRSFDTNDDGTLDFKEYIIALHMTSTGKTTSKLEWAFSLFDVDRNGYITKSEVKEICTAIFKLIPKDELADLAEDENTAEKRANKLWDIFEKGENDRVAEGEFIQGVLDNDDALRLIQYTPAK; from the exons ATGGGTAACTCCAAAAGTGGCGCTGTGTCCAAGGAGATCCTGGAAGACCTGAAACTCCATACCAAGTTCACAGAGACTGAGATTGCTCAGTGGTATGAAAACTTCAAGAAGCAGTGTCCAGAAGGGCGCATCACAAAAGAGGAATTCCAGTCCATCTACAGTCGGTTCTTCCCGGAAAGTGACGCCCAGACATATGCCCAACATGTCTTCCGCTCTTTTGACACAAACGATGATGGAACACTGGACTTCAAGGAGTACATCATTGCTCTCCACATGACATCAACAGGGAAAACCACCAGCAAACTGGAGTGGGCATTTTCGCTGTTCGACGTGGACAGGAACGGATACATCACAAAGTCAGAGGTCAAGGAAATCTGTACG GCAATCTTTAAGCTGATTCCCAAAGATGAGCTGGCTGATCTGGCTGAGGATGAAAACACAGCTGAGAAGAGGGCAAATAAACTCTGGGATATCTTTGAAAAGGGCGAGAATG ACCGAGTTGCAGAAGGAGAGTTTATCCAGGGAGTGTTGGACAATGACGACGCCCTTCGTTTGATTCAGTATACGCCTGCAAAGTAA